The following proteins are encoded in a genomic region of Rattus rattus isolate New Zealand chromosome 2, Rrattus_CSIRO_v1, whole genome shotgun sequence:
- the Sytl2 gene encoding synaptotagmin-like protein 2 isoform X1, producing MIDLSFLTEEEQDAILKVLQRDAALKRAEEERVRHLPEKIKDDQQLKNMSGQWFYEAKAKRHKDKIHGADIIRASMRRKRLPAAAEQKKDTAMRTKESWVNNVNKDASLPPELAVVEEPADDTGPAGPSSNVVDPASSAIERSQENTRTPAVSLPKQRKNPFNSLETPEDLSSQQTKTEQSKTGKAGLFQISKEGGLSESKEKPSIPDMSCQKSEKPKQPVSMETENASLIKAPIPKARKLIYKSNDLKNDDNLSFAGQRRDSLNARGTPRGILKRNSSSSSTDSETLRLNYNLDPKSKILSPGLTIHERISEKEHSLDDDSCTNSLEPLKHVRFSAVKNDLPQSPRPVLGQEVGEFTVLESDRLQNGTEDAGDIDEFQDHPELSHRKPLSLYQSVTNPRISERETEQPMSSGSIPNEEISCHSDILPTRPQCVESSSVISEQDKSSHFTKLQSEMSKSPEDELTQCVEPEPSQTSDHSFRDHRQGKPLLTALTDQTASPVSPCATEIRKTTDDSISKVLDWFNRSSHTEDSTSTLQHLQGLDLREQTDSKAQISNTLMTDNMSLKGDDTKVPESTKTKVKPVKPDSTFQEEGDVLASKTCRDSDALLKPNSEDLSQQGTLKKGPDTLQRFERYRIPSHKNENMGGSQGSESTGEGVGTIPADSDYLLRPLKRSDSEEAPWNTTHPSSLGKGKTKFHVPQKSKRNTHINADSSVIFLDSILKDDAERKSKTRNISFLKPSLETENSGLPPGATDSGSSWKKPEDQEEVGEEPKNQVLREKYKRVSDRISFWEGGKAGAKLKAPQPTSSCSQEPTSTKAYQPVKSQVMSLGSLSLGQSDYSQVTAKHGVFDGDDQTPHLASSSSSNKPETTGPPISGLSKNHPSGNQFDKVTLPQTMENETHPSLEKDRFLIDKSNGNFKVLSLRERMDERNTEHVYSHSQFENLRKFWGLGADGNSKHSDGNNTATNKQTSMPLNRQKSKEFNTVNLPSEKTPEVEEGRHLRQGNVGAAEEMEKLNLKCRLPAPPDETKFPQKTPQKFTYLLVGNEPSKEDVGKNTECLVTPVTEKACSDQEIQESIVKTSVLPKVSTDTFKDRVQKLVAEATSPAGQTSGKEVHEQQALKVGASENGAWPQKKSFVKDEEELTGVKKSTKELQRRIPQDCSVDKLLKEATETPSSPLQSLQEPVRPSSPPKEDLLFEKWIREDHSPSADQRERTAPPPQGVETLVGTDFTLKAKHCNREGMLQLTAEGSPPLAQPSQSFEGVSSPPADVSLSWNAPLPSQDSTLSSQREISEAIEKVVLPSKSAMTDINAVLQKLLREAGEVDTKLPERPLSPQRVSSVWAAPDPVGPNEDSHSSYPVPDTTHEGRTARMAPSAHATTSPSYTVTRYGQELLQEVGETVRETIIQPKPECPEFRAALEKLRKETLQTSLSKDDKNTVTVSPSALTGGCETSHQLASGFHPTEIQETVEKAEAPSVTKNIFDVGLEKLLKEMSEGPRQLQLTRDILEKQTSQAEQAGLMGETPHPFLDDSGASKMDFASSGLESQVSPCDKQLGGDEAVTGPLIDVQGYSGGFGVPECPQPYEDHKREDVETVLFVEDRGREKVIAEATRAPQKPGFEEAPKEMRVSRNKRSIVLLETKGKATETSAVKSELATAYKRQEKEQGPEACSESEFSDGNTSSNRESWRNTSSSEEEHSPVLKTLERRAARKIPSKSLEDIPSDSSNQAKVDNLPEELVRSAEDDQKADQDPDTNECIPGISTVPSLPDNQFSHPDKLKRMSKSVPAFLQDESDDRETDTASESSYQLRRYKKSPSSLTNLSSSSGMTSLSSASGSVMSVYSGDFGNLEVKGSVQFAIDYVESLKELHVFVAQCKDLAAADAKKQRSDPYVKTYLLPDKGKMGKKKTLVVKKTLNPVYNEILRYKIERQFLKTQKLNLSVWHRDTFKRNSFLGEVELDLETWDWDSKQNKQLKWYPLKRKTAPVALETENRGEMKLALQYVPEPSPGKKLPTTGEVHIWVKECLDLPLLRGSHLNSFVKCTILPDTSRKSRQKTRAVGKTSNPVFNHTMVYDGFRPEDLMEACVELTVWDHYKLTNQFLGGLRIGFGTGKSYGTEVDWMDSTSEEVALWEKMVNSPNTWVEAMLPLRMLLIAKISK from the exons gtGGGTTGTCAGAATCAAAAGAAAAGCCATCTATCCCAGATATGTCATGTCAAAAGTCAGAGAAACCAAAGCAACCTGTAtccatggagacagaaaatgcaTCTCTTATCAAAGCTCCAATCCCCAAAGCCAGAAAACTGATCTACAAATCAAATGACTTAAAGAACGACGATAACCTGTCTTTTGCTGGACAAAGGAGGGACTCCCTGAATGCAAGAGGGACTCCAAGAGGGATCCTAAagcgtaactccagttccagtagCACGGACTCAGAGACTCTCCGTTTAAATTACAACTTGGATCCGAAAAGCAAAATCCTATCACCTGGCCTCACCATCCATGAGAGAATTTCTGAAAAGGAACATTCTTTAGATGATGACTCTTGCACAAACTCACTTGAGCCCTTAAAGCATGTGAGATTCTCTGCAGTGAAGAATGACCTTCCACAGAGTCCTAGACCTGTCCTCGGCCAGGAAGTTGGAGAATTTACTGTTTTAGAATCTGACAGGTTGCAAAATGGAACTGAAGATGCAGGGGACATAGATGAGTTTCAGGATCACCCAGAGCTCTCCCACAGAAAACCTTTGTCTCTTTATCAGTCAGTGACAAACCCAAGAATTTcggaaagggaaacagaacagCCGATGTCTTCTGGGTCTATTCCAAATGAGGAGATCTCTTGCCATTCAGACATTCTACCCACAAGACCTCAGTGTGTGGAGAGTTCATCCGTCATCAGTGAACAAGATAAATCATCACATTTTACAAAGCTTCAATCAGAAATGTCCAAAAGCCCTGAGG ATGAACTGACTCAGTGTGTTGAGCCTGAGCCATCCCAGACATCAGACCACAGCTTTAGAGACCATCGGCAAGGTAAGCCTCTTCTCACGGCTCTCACTGATCAGACAGCCTCACCCGTGAGTCCATGTGCTACAGAGATAAGGAAGACAACTGATGATTCCATATCTAAAGTCCTAGACTGGTTTAATCGAAGTTCTCATACAGAGGACAGTACATCAACTCTCCAACATCTTCAAGGACTAGATCTCAGAGAGCAAACAGACTCGAAAGCACAGATTAGCAATACCTTGATGACAGACAATATGTCTCTGAAAGGAGATGACACAAAGGTCCCAGAATCCACTAAGACTAAGGTGAAGCCTGTGAAGCCTGACTCAACATTTCAAGAAGAGGGAGATGTGCTGGCTTCTAAAACTTGCCGAGACAGTGATGCACTTCTCAAGCCTAACTCTGAGGATTTGTCCCAACAAGGCACCCTCAAAAAAGGTCCAGATACACTGCAACGATTTGAAAGATACAGAATCCCAAGTCACAAGAATGAAAACATGGGTGGTAGCCAAGGTTCAGAGAGTACAGGAGAAGGAGTTGGGACCATTCCTGCAGACAGTGACTACCTGCTCAGACCTCTGAAAAGATCTGATTCAGAGGAAGCCCCATGGAACACTACGCATCCCAGCAGCTTAGGTAAAGGGAAAACCAAGTTCCATGTACCTCAAAAAAGTAAGaggaacacacatataaatgctgACTCTTCAGTAATTTTCCTAGATTCCATTTTGAAAGACGATgcagagaggaaaagcaaaaccagaaatatCTCCTTCCTAAAACCTTCTCTAGAGACAGAGAATAGTGGGTTACCCCCTGGGGCTACTGACAGTGGATCTTCTTGGAAGAAGCCTGAGGACCAAGAAGAAGTTGGTGAGGAACCCAAGAACCAAGTGCTGAGAGAGAAATACAAACGGGTGAGCGACAGAATATCTTTTTGGGAAGGAGGCAAAGCTGGTGCTAAGTTAAAGGCACCACAGCCCACATCTTCTTGCAGCCAGGAGCCAACTTCAACTAAAGCATACCAGCCTGTGAAGTCACAAGTCATGTCCCTGGGCAGTTTATCTTTAGGCCAGAGTGACTATAGTCAAGTCACAGCTAAACATGGGGTCTTTGATGGGGATGACCAAACACCTCATCTCGCTAGTTCTTCTTCCTCAAATAAACCTGAAACAACCGGGCCCCCAATATCAGGTCTATCCAAAAACCACCCTTCAGGTAACCAGTTCGATAAAGTAACTCTACCTCAAACTATGGAGAATGAAACACACCCTTCTTTGGAGAAAGACAGATTTCTGATTGATAAATCAAATGGCAACTTCAAAGTTCTGTCTCTAAGAGAAAGGATGGATGAACGCAATACAGAACACGTCTATAGTCACTCTCAGTTTGAGAATCTGAGGAAGTTTTGGGGCCTGGGAGCTGACGGAAACAGTAAACATAGTGATGGGAATAATActgctacaaacaaacaaacgtctATGCCGTTGAACAGACAGAAATCCAAGGAGTTTAACACCGTGAACTTACCAAGCGAAAAGACCCCTGaagtagaagaaggaagacatttAAGGCAGGGAAATGTTGGAGCTGCAGAAGAGATGGAGAAATTAAACTTAAAGTGCAGGCTTCCAGCACCACCAGACGAAACCAAATTTCCACAGAAAACACCCCAAAAGTTCACTTATCTGTTGGTAGGAAATGAGCCTTCGAAGGAAGATGTaggaaaaaatacagaatgcTTGGTTACCCCAGTGACTGAAAAGGCTTGCTCGGATCAAGAGATTCAAGAATCCATAGTGAAAACAAGCGTTTTGCCTAAAGTCTCTACAGACACGTTCAAGGACAGGGTACAGAAGTTGGTGGCAGAAGCCACATCACCAGCAGGCCAGACTTCTGGCAAGGAAGTTCATGAGCAGCAAGCGCTCAAAGTCGGTGCTTCTGAAAATGGTGCATGGCCTCAAAAGAAAAGTTTTGTCAAGGATGAGGAGGAACTCACAGGGGTCAAGAAGAGCACCAAAGAGCTCCAAAGAAGGATTCCACAGGACTGTAGTGTGGACAAACTCCTGAAGGAAGCAACTGAAACTCCGTCGAGTCCCTTGCAATCTCTGCAGGAACCGGTTAGACCCTCCTCCCCACCTAAAGAGGACCTATTGTTTGAAAAGTGGATAAGAGAGGATCACAGTCCTTCagcagatcagagagagagaacagctccTCCCCCACAGGGTGTTGAAACTTTGGTGGGTACAGATTTCACCCTGAAGGCCAAACATTGTAAcagggaagggatgcttcagTTGACTGCAGAAGGGTCTCCTCCATTGGCTCAGCCTTCCCAGTCTTTTGAGGGAGTTTCCAGTCCTCCAGCAGATGTGTCTTTATCTTGGAATGCTCCTCTTCCGTCCCAGGATAGCACCTTGTCTTCTCAGAGGGAAATTTCTGAGGCTATAGAGAAAGTTGTTCTTCCCTCCAAATCAGCAATGACTGATATAAATGCTGTATTGCAGAAGCTACTTAGAGAAGCTGGAGAAGTGGACACCAAGCTCCCTGAAAGACCCTTAAGCCCTCAGAGAGTGAGTTCTGTGTGGGCTGCTCCAGACCCTGTTGGTCCAAATGAGGACTCCCATTCTTCTTACCCGGTTCCTGATACAACTCATGAAGGTAGAACTGCTAGAATGGCACCATCAGCACATGCCACTACGTCACCTTCTTATACTGTGACTCGGTATGGTCAGGAGCTACTTCAGGAAGtgggagagacagtgagggagaCGATCATTCAGCCTAAGCCAGAGTGCCCTGAATTCAGGGCTGCCTTGGAAAAACTACGGAAGGAAACACTGCAAACTTCCCTGTCAAAAGATGACAAGAATACAGTGACTGTTTCCCCATCAGCCttaacaggtggttgtgagacgTCCCATCAGCTTGCTTCTGGATTCCATCCTACAGAAATACAAGAAACTGTAGAGAAGGCTGAGGCTCCATCAGTTACTAAGAACATTTTTGATGTTGGTCTTGAGAAACTTCTCAAAGAGATGTCCGAAGGGCCTCGTCAGCTCCAGCTGACAAGGGACATTTTGGAGAAGCAGACTTCACAGGCAGAGCAAGCAGGGCTCATGGGAGAAACACCCCATCCTTTTTTGGATGACTCTGGAGCCTCTAAAATGGACTTTGCAAGTAGTGGTTTGGAATCTCAAGTCAGCCCGTGTGATAAACAATTAGGAGGAGATGAAGCTGTCACTGGTCCATTGATAGATGTCCAGGGTTACTCAGGTGGGTTTGGGGTCCCTGAATGCCCCCAACCTTATGAAGACCATAAAAGAGAGGACGTTGAAACTGTGCTATTtgtagaggacagaggcagagagaaggttATTGCAGAAGCAACACGGGCTCCCCAGAAACCAGGCTTTgaagaagctcctaaagaaatgagGGTGTCCAGAAATAAGCGCTCCATTGTTCTcctggaaacaaaaggaaaggctACAGAAACAAGCGCAGTTAAATCCGAACTAGCAACAGCATAtaagagacaagagaaagaacaaggaCCAGAGGCATGCTCTGAATCTGAGTTTTCAGATGGGAACACCAGCTCTAAcagggagagctggagaaataCCTCCA GTTCAGAAGAAGAACACAGCCCTGTTTTGAAAACTTTGGAAAGGAGAGCTGCTAGGAAAATACCTTCCAAAAGTCTAGAAGACATTCCATCAGATTCATCAA ATCAAGCAAAAGTAGATAATCTGCCTGAAGAATTAGTCCGTAGTGCTGAAGATG ATCAAAAAGCAGACCAGGACCCAGATACAAATGAATGTATACCAGGAA TTTCCACAGTGCCTTCACTGCCTGATAATCAGTTTTCCCACCCTGACAAACTCAAAAGGATGAGCAAGTCTGTGCCAGCATTTCTTCAAGATGAG AGCgatgacagagaaacagacacagcatCAGAGAGCAGCTACCAGCTCAGGAGATACAAGAAGAGCCCCAGCTCATTAACCAATCTTAGCAGCTCCTCTGGCATGACGTCCTTGTCCTCT GCGAGCGGCAGTGTGATGAGCGTTTATAGCGGAGACTTTGGCAACCTGGAAGTGAAAGGAAGCGTGCAGTTTGCAATCGACTACGTGGAGTCCCTGAAAGAGCTGCATGTGTTTGTGGCCCAGTGTAAGGACTTAGCAGCGGCAGATGCTAAGAAACAGCGCTCAGACCC aTATGTAAAGACCTATCTTCTACCAGACAAAGGCAAAATGGGCAAGAAGAAGACCCTTGTAGTGAAGAAGACCTTGAATCCTGTATACAACGAGATATTGCGG TATAAAATTGAAAGGCAATTCTTAAAGACGCAGAAGTTGAACCTGTCTGTTTGGCATCGGGATACGTTTAAGCGCAACAGCTTTCTGGGGGAGGTAGAACTTGACCTCGAAACATGGGACTGGGacagcaaacagaacaaacaacTGAAGTGGTACCCGCTGAAGAGGAAG acaGCACCAGTTGCCCttgagacagaaaacagaggtgAAATGAAGCTAGCTCTCCAATATGTTCCAGAGCCAAGCCCTG GCAAAAAGCTTCCTACTACTGGAGAAGTGCACATCTGGGTGAAGGAATGCCTTGACCTCCCACTGCTGAGGGGGAGCCACCTAAATTCTTTTGTTAAGTG TACCATCCTTCCAGATACCAGTAGAAAAAGTCGCCAGAAGACAAGAGCTGTAGGAAAAACCAGCAACCCCGTCTTCAACCATACCATGGTGTATGATGGGTTCAGGCCTGAAGATCTGATGGAAGCCTGTGTAGAACTCACAGTCTGGGACCATTATAAACTAACCAACCAGTTTCTGGGAGGTCTCCGGATCGGCTTTGGAACAG GGAAAAGCTACGGGACTGAAGTGGATTGGATGGACTCTACTTCTGAGGAAGTCGCTCTCTGGGAGAAGATGGTAAACTCTCCCAACACTTGGGTTGAAGCAATGCTGCCCCTCAGGATGCTTCTCATCGCCAAGATTTCCAAGTGA